Proteins encoded in a region of the Salmo trutta chromosome 34, fSalTru1.1, whole genome shotgun sequence genome:
- the LOC115173622 gene encoding integrator complex subunit 3 isoform X2: MEPSPAKGKPQGRLLVSTTLDAKDELEERLERCVGIVTSLTNGLSEREANDAITANVCKGPQQHEEVCLGLFALLLTEPPQAQRCYRDLTLVNRDGMNVILIKINQILMEKFLKLQDVCRTQLVWLVRELVKSGVIGADGILMTLMKQIAGGDITNKNLWLAENVLDILVEQREWVLKSGMLIAMSVYTYLRLIVDHGTPALLVLRQKEVDFCIGLLREKFMECFIIGRDLVRLLQIVARIPEMELLWKDLLHNPQALSPQFTGLLQLLTARTSRKFLACRLTPDMETKLLFMTSRVRFGQQKRYQDWFQRQYLSTAESQSLRCDLIRYICGVVHPSNEVLSSDILPRWAIIGWLLTTCTSNVAASNAKLALFYDWLFFSPEKDSIMNIEPAILVMHHSMKPHPAITATLLDFMCRIIPHFFPPLEGQVRQGVFNSLTFIMEKRVLAHLAPLFDNPKLDRELRSMLRERFPEFCSSPSPPTEGRDEGTNEMKMEESVSLEMDNHVLLDKEDGCYDNTEAAFSDDEEEINNKGEGNKKREFRFHPIKEAIIEEPADITPYVDQLDDMMKEKVLQLQKGSDTETHCEVMQEIVDLILEEDFDSEQMSTLASCLAELFKGHFRGDVLPDEITEESLEESVCKPVCLVFRNLCQMQEDNSGFSVLLEMLAELYQKQPKIGYHLLYYLKASKAAMGKMSLYESFAQATALGDLHTCLMMDMKACQEDDIRLLCYLTPSIYTEFPDETLRSAELLNMIVAVIDSTQLQELMCHVMIGNLVMFRKDSVLNILIQSLDWETFEQYSTWQLFLAHSIPLETIIPILQHLKYKEHPEALSCLLLQLRREKPSGEMVKMVLSRPCHPEDQFTTSILRHWAAKHDDVLGEHIKALLIKNNNLPRKRQSLRSSSSKLAQLTLEQILEHMDNLRLNLSNTKNSFFTQTPILQALQHVQASCDEAHKMRFSDLFSLAEEYEEPSSKPPKSRRKAPASSPRSRKGAATPVSNEEESASSSASEEEDSKPKAPKRKRKGSSAVASDSD, encoded by the exons ATGGAGCCTTCACCGGCAAAGGGGAAACCGCAGGGTCGCCTACTGGTGTCCACGACCCTGGACGCAAAAGATGAGCTGGAGGAG cggttggagaggtgtgtggggaTTGTCACTTCATTGACAAACGGCCTGTCGGAGCGTGAAGCCAACGATGCCATCACAGCTAAT GTGTGTAAAGGTCCACAGCAGCACGAGGAGGTGTGTCTGGGACTCTTCGCTCTGCTGCTCACAGAGCCCCCACAGGCACAGAGG TGCTACAGAGACCTGACCCTGGTGAATAGGGACGGCATGAACGTGATCCTGATCAAGATCAACCAGATCCTCATGGAGAAGTTCCTCAAGTTGCAAGACGTGTGCCGCACACAG ttGGTGTGGTTGGTGAGGGAGCTGGTGAAGAGTGGCGTAATCGGAGCGGACGGCATCCTCATGACCCTTATGAAGCAGATCGCAG GAGGAGACATCACCAATAAGAACCTGTGGCTGGCTGAGAATGTGCTGGACATACTGGTGGAACAAAG GGAGTGGGTGCTGAAGAGTGGCATGCTGATAGCCATGTCAGTGTACACCTACCTACGCCTCATCGTGGACCACGGCACCCCGGCACTgctggtcctcagacagaaggagGTGGACTTCTGTATCGGCCTGCTCcgagagaag TTTATGGAGTGTTTTATCATTGGGAGAGACCTGGTGCGTCTGCTGCAGATTGTGGCCCGGATCCCGGAGATGGAGCTGCTGTGGAAAGACCTGCTCCACAACCCCCAGGCCCTGAGCCCTCAGTTCACTG GCTTGCTGCAGCTCCTGACCGCTCGCACATCCCGGAAGTTCCTGGCTTGTCGCCTCACACCAGACATGGAGACCAAACTGCTCTTCATGACCTCcagg GTGCGTTTTGGCCAGCAGAAGCGATACCAGGACTGGTTCCAGAGACAATACCTGTCCACGGCAGAGAGCCAGTCGCTGCGCTGCGACCTGATTCGCTACATCTGCGGTGTGGTGCACCCATCCAATGAGGTGTTGAGCTCCGACATCCTGCCCCGCTGGGCTATCATTGGCTGGCTGCTCACCACCTGCACG TCTAACGTGGCGGCCTCCAACGCCAAGCTGGCCCTGTTCTACGACTGGCTCTTCTTCAGCCCAGAGAAGGACAGCATCATGAACATAG agCCGGCCATCTTGGTGATGCACCACTCCATGAAGCCTCATCCAGCCATCACTGCCACTCTCCTGGACTTCATGTGTCGG ATCATCCCTCACTTTTTCCCCCCTCTGGAGGGGCAGGTGCGGCAGGGTGTCTTCAACTCTCTCACCTTCATCATGGAGAAAAGAGTGCTGGC TCACCTAGCCCCACTCTTTGACAACCCCAAACTGGACCGGGAGCTGCGCTCCATGCTGAGGGAACGCTTCCCAGAGTTCTGCAGTTCCCCCTCACCCCCCACCGAGGGAAGGGATGAAGGTACAAATGAAA TGAAAATGGAGGAGTCTGTTTCCTTGGAGATGGACAATCATGTGTTGCTGGACAAGGAGGACGGTTGCTATGACAACACGGAGGCTGCCTTCAGCGACGATGAGGAAGAGATTAACAACAAGGGTGAGG GAAATAAAAAGCGGGAGTTCCGATTCCACCCAATCAAAGAGGCCATTATTGAGGAGCCCGCTGACATCACTCCCTACGTGGACCAATTGGACGACATGATGAAGGAGAAGGTGTTGCAGTTACAGAAAGGAAG TGACACTGAGACACATTGTGAAGTCATGCAGGAGATCGTGGACCTAATCTTGGAG gaggacTTTGACTCAGAGCAGATGTCCACTCTGGCCTCCTGTCTGGCCGAGCTCTTCAAGGGCCACTTCAGAGGAGACGTGCTTCCCGACGAGATCACAGAAGA GTCGCTGGAGGAGTCTGTGTGTAAGCCTGTGTGCCTGGTGTTCAGGAACCTGTGTCAGATGCAGGAGGACAACAGTGGCTTCTCAGTGCTGCTGGAGATGCTGGCGGAGCTCTACCAGAAACAGCCCAAGATCGGCTACCACCTGCTTTACTACCTCAAGGCCAG TAAAGCGGCGATGGGGAAGATGAGTCTGTATGAGTCTTTTGCCCAGGCCACAGCGCTAGGAGACCTGCACACCTGTCTGATGATGGATATGAAGGCCTGCCAGGAGGACGACATCAGGCTCCTCTGCTATCTCACACCATCCATCTACACcgag ttccCAGATGAGACATTGCGCAGCGCAGAGCTACTCAACATGATTGTAGCCGTCATCGATTCAACACAG cTGCAGGAGCTGATGTGTCACGTGATGATTGGCAATCTGGTGATGTTCCGCAAGGACTCTGTCCTCAATATCCTCA TCCAGTCTCTGGATTGGGAGACGTTTGAGCAGTACAGCACCTGGCAGCTCTTCCTGGCCCACAGCATTCCACTGGAAACCATTATCCCCATCCTGCAGCACCTAAAGTACAaag AACACCCAGAAGCACTCTCCTGTTTGCTGTTGCAACTACGCAGGGAAAA GCCCAGTGGGGAGATGGTGAAGATGGTGCTGAGTCGGCCCTGCCACCCGGAGGACCAGTTCACCACCAGTATCCTGCGCCACTGGGCGGCCAAGCACGACGACGTCCTGGGAGAACACATCAAGGCCCTGCTCATCAAGAACAACAACCTGCCACGCAAACGCCAGAG TCTGCGGAGCTCCAGCAGTAAACTGGCCCAGCTGACCCTGGAACAGATCCTGGAGCACATGGACAACCTGAGGCTGAACCTCAGCAATACCAAGAACAgct TCTTCACACAGACACCCATCCTGCAGGCACTGCAGCACGTCCAGGCCAGCTGTGACGAGGCCCACAAGATGAG ATTCAGCGACCTGTTTTCATTGGCAGAGGAGTATGAAGAGCCCTCCTCCAAGCCTCCCAAGTCACGGCGCAAGGCCCCCGCTTCCTCTCCGCGGTCGCGTAAGGGAGCGGCCACTCCTGTTAGCAACGAGGAAGAAAGCGCATCCAGCAGTGCCTCG GAGGAAGAGGACTCCAAACCCAAAGCTCCCAAGAGGAAGAGGAAAGGCTCATCTGCGGTGGCCTCGGACAGTGACTGA
- the LOC115173622 gene encoding integrator complex subunit 3 isoform X5 has protein sequence MEPSPAKGKPQGRLLVSTTLDAKDELEERLERCVGIVTSLTNGLSEREANDAITANVCKGPQQHEEVCLGLFALLLTEPPQAQRCYRDLTLVNRDGMNVILIKINQILMEKFLKLQDVCRTQLVWLVRELVKSGVIGADGILMTLMKQIAGGDITNKNLWLAENVLDILVEQREWVLKSGMLIAMSVYTYLRLIVDHGTPALLVLRQKEVDFCIGLLREKFMECFIIGRDLVRLLQIVARIPEMELLWKDLLHNPQALSPQFTGLLQLLTARTSRKFLACRLTPDMETKLLFMTSRVRFGQQKRYQDWFQRQYLSTAESQSLRCDLIRYICGVVHPSNEVLSSDILPRWAIIGWLLTTCTSNVAASNAKLALFYDWLFFSPEKDSIMNIEPAILVMHHSMKPHPAITATLLDFMCRIIPHFFPPLEGQVRQGVFNSLTFIMEKRVLAHLAPLFDNPKLDRELRSMLRERFPEFCSSPSPPTEGRDEVKMEESVSLEMDNHVLLDKEDGCYDNTEAAFSDDEEEINNKGNKKREFRFHPIKEAIIEEPADITPYVDQLDDMMKEKVLQLQKGSDTETHCEVMQEIVDLILEEDFDSEQMSTLASCLAELFKGHFRGDVLPDEITEESLEESVCKPVCLVFRNLCQMQEDNSGFSVLLEMLAELYQKQPKIGYHLLYYLKASKAAMGKMSLYESFAQATALGDLHTCLMMDMKACQEDDIRLLCYLTPSIYTEFPDETLRSAELLNMIVAVIDSTQLQELMCHVMIGNLVMFRKDSVLNILIQSLDWETFEQYSTWQLFLAHSIPLETIIPILQHLKYKEHPEALSCLLLQLRREKPSGEMVKMVLSRPCHPEDQFTTSILRHWAAKHDDVLGEHIKALLIKNNNLPRKRQSLRSSSSKLAQLTLEQILEHMDNLRLNLSNTKNSFFTQTPILQALQHVQASCDEAHKMRFSDLFSLAEEYEEPSSKPPKSRRKAPASSPRSRKGAATPVSNEEESASSSASEEEDSKPKAPKRKRKGSSAVASDSD, from the exons ATGGAGCCTTCACCGGCAAAGGGGAAACCGCAGGGTCGCCTACTGGTGTCCACGACCCTGGACGCAAAAGATGAGCTGGAGGAG cggttggagaggtgtgtggggaTTGTCACTTCATTGACAAACGGCCTGTCGGAGCGTGAAGCCAACGATGCCATCACAGCTAAT GTGTGTAAAGGTCCACAGCAGCACGAGGAGGTGTGTCTGGGACTCTTCGCTCTGCTGCTCACAGAGCCCCCACAGGCACAGAGG TGCTACAGAGACCTGACCCTGGTGAATAGGGACGGCATGAACGTGATCCTGATCAAGATCAACCAGATCCTCATGGAGAAGTTCCTCAAGTTGCAAGACGTGTGCCGCACACAG ttGGTGTGGTTGGTGAGGGAGCTGGTGAAGAGTGGCGTAATCGGAGCGGACGGCATCCTCATGACCCTTATGAAGCAGATCGCAG GAGGAGACATCACCAATAAGAACCTGTGGCTGGCTGAGAATGTGCTGGACATACTGGTGGAACAAAG GGAGTGGGTGCTGAAGAGTGGCATGCTGATAGCCATGTCAGTGTACACCTACCTACGCCTCATCGTGGACCACGGCACCCCGGCACTgctggtcctcagacagaaggagGTGGACTTCTGTATCGGCCTGCTCcgagagaag TTTATGGAGTGTTTTATCATTGGGAGAGACCTGGTGCGTCTGCTGCAGATTGTGGCCCGGATCCCGGAGATGGAGCTGCTGTGGAAAGACCTGCTCCACAACCCCCAGGCCCTGAGCCCTCAGTTCACTG GCTTGCTGCAGCTCCTGACCGCTCGCACATCCCGGAAGTTCCTGGCTTGTCGCCTCACACCAGACATGGAGACCAAACTGCTCTTCATGACCTCcagg GTGCGTTTTGGCCAGCAGAAGCGATACCAGGACTGGTTCCAGAGACAATACCTGTCCACGGCAGAGAGCCAGTCGCTGCGCTGCGACCTGATTCGCTACATCTGCGGTGTGGTGCACCCATCCAATGAGGTGTTGAGCTCCGACATCCTGCCCCGCTGGGCTATCATTGGCTGGCTGCTCACCACCTGCACG TCTAACGTGGCGGCCTCCAACGCCAAGCTGGCCCTGTTCTACGACTGGCTCTTCTTCAGCCCAGAGAAGGACAGCATCATGAACATAG agCCGGCCATCTTGGTGATGCACCACTCCATGAAGCCTCATCCAGCCATCACTGCCACTCTCCTGGACTTCATGTGTCGG ATCATCCCTCACTTTTTCCCCCCTCTGGAGGGGCAGGTGCGGCAGGGTGTCTTCAACTCTCTCACCTTCATCATGGAGAAAAGAGTGCTGGC TCACCTAGCCCCACTCTTTGACAACCCCAAACTGGACCGGGAGCTGCGCTCCATGCTGAGGGAACGCTTCCCAGAGTTCTGCAGTTCCCCCTCACCCCCCACCGAGGGAAGGGATGAAG TGAAAATGGAGGAGTCTGTTTCCTTGGAGATGGACAATCATGTGTTGCTGGACAAGGAGGACGGTTGCTATGACAACACGGAGGCTGCCTTCAGCGACGATGAGGAAGAGATTAACAACAAGG GAAATAAAAAGCGGGAGTTCCGATTCCACCCAATCAAAGAGGCCATTATTGAGGAGCCCGCTGACATCACTCCCTACGTGGACCAATTGGACGACATGATGAAGGAGAAGGTGTTGCAGTTACAGAAAGGAAG TGACACTGAGACACATTGTGAAGTCATGCAGGAGATCGTGGACCTAATCTTGGAG gaggacTTTGACTCAGAGCAGATGTCCACTCTGGCCTCCTGTCTGGCCGAGCTCTTCAAGGGCCACTTCAGAGGAGACGTGCTTCCCGACGAGATCACAGAAGA GTCGCTGGAGGAGTCTGTGTGTAAGCCTGTGTGCCTGGTGTTCAGGAACCTGTGTCAGATGCAGGAGGACAACAGTGGCTTCTCAGTGCTGCTGGAGATGCTGGCGGAGCTCTACCAGAAACAGCCCAAGATCGGCTACCACCTGCTTTACTACCTCAAGGCCAG TAAAGCGGCGATGGGGAAGATGAGTCTGTATGAGTCTTTTGCCCAGGCCACAGCGCTAGGAGACCTGCACACCTGTCTGATGATGGATATGAAGGCCTGCCAGGAGGACGACATCAGGCTCCTCTGCTATCTCACACCATCCATCTACACcgag ttccCAGATGAGACATTGCGCAGCGCAGAGCTACTCAACATGATTGTAGCCGTCATCGATTCAACACAG cTGCAGGAGCTGATGTGTCACGTGATGATTGGCAATCTGGTGATGTTCCGCAAGGACTCTGTCCTCAATATCCTCA TCCAGTCTCTGGATTGGGAGACGTTTGAGCAGTACAGCACCTGGCAGCTCTTCCTGGCCCACAGCATTCCACTGGAAACCATTATCCCCATCCTGCAGCACCTAAAGTACAaag AACACCCAGAAGCACTCTCCTGTTTGCTGTTGCAACTACGCAGGGAAAA GCCCAGTGGGGAGATGGTGAAGATGGTGCTGAGTCGGCCCTGCCACCCGGAGGACCAGTTCACCACCAGTATCCTGCGCCACTGGGCGGCCAAGCACGACGACGTCCTGGGAGAACACATCAAGGCCCTGCTCATCAAGAACAACAACCTGCCACGCAAACGCCAGAG TCTGCGGAGCTCCAGCAGTAAACTGGCCCAGCTGACCCTGGAACAGATCCTGGAGCACATGGACAACCTGAGGCTGAACCTCAGCAATACCAAGAACAgct TCTTCACACAGACACCCATCCTGCAGGCACTGCAGCACGTCCAGGCCAGCTGTGACGAGGCCCACAAGATGAG ATTCAGCGACCTGTTTTCATTGGCAGAGGAGTATGAAGAGCCCTCCTCCAAGCCTCCCAAGTCACGGCGCAAGGCCCCCGCTTCCTCTCCGCGGTCGCGTAAGGGAGCGGCCACTCCTGTTAGCAACGAGGAAGAAAGCGCATCCAGCAGTGCCTCG GAGGAAGAGGACTCCAAACCCAAAGCTCCCAAGAGGAAGAGGAAAGGCTCATCTGCGGTGGCCTCGGACAGTGACTGA
- the LOC115173622 gene encoding integrator complex subunit 3 isoform X4: protein MEPSPAKGKPQGRLLVSTTLDAKDELEERLERCVGIVTSLTNGLSEREANDAITANVCKGPQQHEEVCLGLFALLLTEPPQAQRCYRDLTLVNRDGMNVILIKINQILMEKFLKLQDVCRTQLVWLVRELVKSGVIGADGILMTLMKQIAGGDITNKNLWLAENVLDILVEQREWVLKSGMLIAMSVYTYLRLIVDHGTPALLVLRQKEVDFCIGLLREKFMECFIIGRDLVRLLQIVARIPEMELLWKDLLHNPQALSPQFTGKGLLQLLTARTSRKFLACRLTPDMETKLLFMTSRVRFGQQKRYQDWFQRQYLSTAESQSLRCDLIRYICGVVHPSNEVLSSDILPRWAIIGWLLTTCTSNVAASNAKLALFYDWLFFSPEKDSIMNIEPAILVMHHSMKPHPAITATLLDFMCRIIPHFFPPLEGQVRQGVFNSLTFIMEKRVLAHLAPLFDNPKLDRELRSMLRERFPEFCSSPSPPTEGRDEVKMEESVSLEMDNHVLLDKEDGCYDNTEAAFSDDEEEINNKGEGNKKREFRFHPIKEAIIEEPADITPYVDQLDDMMKEKVLQLQKGSDTETHCEVMQEIVDLILEEDFDSEQMSTLASCLAELFKGHFRGDVLPDEITEESLEESVCKPVCLVFRNLCQMQEDNSGFSVLLEMLAELYQKQPKIGYHLLYYLKASKAAMGKMSLYESFAQATALGDLHTCLMMDMKACQEDDIRLLCYLTPSIYTEFPDETLRSAELLNMIVAVIDSTQLQELMCHVMIGNLVMFRKDSVLNILIQSLDWETFEQYSTWQLFLAHSIPLETIIPILQHLKYKEHPEALSCLLLQLRREKPSGEMVKMVLSRPCHPEDQFTTSILRHWAAKHDDVLGEHIKALLIKNNNLPRKRQSLRSSSSKLAQLTLEQILEHMDNLRLNLSNTKNSFFTQTPILQALQHVQASCDEAHKMRFSDLFSLAEEYEEPSSKPPKSRRKAPASSPRSRKGAATPVSNEEESASSSASEEEDSKPKAPKRKRKGSSAVASDSD, encoded by the exons ATGGAGCCTTCACCGGCAAAGGGGAAACCGCAGGGTCGCCTACTGGTGTCCACGACCCTGGACGCAAAAGATGAGCTGGAGGAG cggttggagaggtgtgtggggaTTGTCACTTCATTGACAAACGGCCTGTCGGAGCGTGAAGCCAACGATGCCATCACAGCTAAT GTGTGTAAAGGTCCACAGCAGCACGAGGAGGTGTGTCTGGGACTCTTCGCTCTGCTGCTCACAGAGCCCCCACAGGCACAGAGG TGCTACAGAGACCTGACCCTGGTGAATAGGGACGGCATGAACGTGATCCTGATCAAGATCAACCAGATCCTCATGGAGAAGTTCCTCAAGTTGCAAGACGTGTGCCGCACACAG ttGGTGTGGTTGGTGAGGGAGCTGGTGAAGAGTGGCGTAATCGGAGCGGACGGCATCCTCATGACCCTTATGAAGCAGATCGCAG GAGGAGACATCACCAATAAGAACCTGTGGCTGGCTGAGAATGTGCTGGACATACTGGTGGAACAAAG GGAGTGGGTGCTGAAGAGTGGCATGCTGATAGCCATGTCAGTGTACACCTACCTACGCCTCATCGTGGACCACGGCACCCCGGCACTgctggtcctcagacagaaggagGTGGACTTCTGTATCGGCCTGCTCcgagagaag TTTATGGAGTGTTTTATCATTGGGAGAGACCTGGTGCGTCTGCTGCAGATTGTGGCCCGGATCCCGGAGATGGAGCTGCTGTGGAAAGACCTGCTCCACAACCCCCAGGCCCTGAGCCCTCAGTTCACTGGTAAGG GCTTGCTGCAGCTCCTGACCGCTCGCACATCCCGGAAGTTCCTGGCTTGTCGCCTCACACCAGACATGGAGACCAAACTGCTCTTCATGACCTCcagg GTGCGTTTTGGCCAGCAGAAGCGATACCAGGACTGGTTCCAGAGACAATACCTGTCCACGGCAGAGAGCCAGTCGCTGCGCTGCGACCTGATTCGCTACATCTGCGGTGTGGTGCACCCATCCAATGAGGTGTTGAGCTCCGACATCCTGCCCCGCTGGGCTATCATTGGCTGGCTGCTCACCACCTGCACG TCTAACGTGGCGGCCTCCAACGCCAAGCTGGCCCTGTTCTACGACTGGCTCTTCTTCAGCCCAGAGAAGGACAGCATCATGAACATAG agCCGGCCATCTTGGTGATGCACCACTCCATGAAGCCTCATCCAGCCATCACTGCCACTCTCCTGGACTTCATGTGTCGG ATCATCCCTCACTTTTTCCCCCCTCTGGAGGGGCAGGTGCGGCAGGGTGTCTTCAACTCTCTCACCTTCATCATGGAGAAAAGAGTGCTGGC TCACCTAGCCCCACTCTTTGACAACCCCAAACTGGACCGGGAGCTGCGCTCCATGCTGAGGGAACGCTTCCCAGAGTTCTGCAGTTCCCCCTCACCCCCCACCGAGGGAAGGGATGAAG TGAAAATGGAGGAGTCTGTTTCCTTGGAGATGGACAATCATGTGTTGCTGGACAAGGAGGACGGTTGCTATGACAACACGGAGGCTGCCTTCAGCGACGATGAGGAAGAGATTAACAACAAGGGTGAGG GAAATAAAAAGCGGGAGTTCCGATTCCACCCAATCAAAGAGGCCATTATTGAGGAGCCCGCTGACATCACTCCCTACGTGGACCAATTGGACGACATGATGAAGGAGAAGGTGTTGCAGTTACAGAAAGGAAG TGACACTGAGACACATTGTGAAGTCATGCAGGAGATCGTGGACCTAATCTTGGAG gaggacTTTGACTCAGAGCAGATGTCCACTCTGGCCTCCTGTCTGGCCGAGCTCTTCAAGGGCCACTTCAGAGGAGACGTGCTTCCCGACGAGATCACAGAAGA GTCGCTGGAGGAGTCTGTGTGTAAGCCTGTGTGCCTGGTGTTCAGGAACCTGTGTCAGATGCAGGAGGACAACAGTGGCTTCTCAGTGCTGCTGGAGATGCTGGCGGAGCTCTACCAGAAACAGCCCAAGATCGGCTACCACCTGCTTTACTACCTCAAGGCCAG TAAAGCGGCGATGGGGAAGATGAGTCTGTATGAGTCTTTTGCCCAGGCCACAGCGCTAGGAGACCTGCACACCTGTCTGATGATGGATATGAAGGCCTGCCAGGAGGACGACATCAGGCTCCTCTGCTATCTCACACCATCCATCTACACcgag ttccCAGATGAGACATTGCGCAGCGCAGAGCTACTCAACATGATTGTAGCCGTCATCGATTCAACACAG cTGCAGGAGCTGATGTGTCACGTGATGATTGGCAATCTGGTGATGTTCCGCAAGGACTCTGTCCTCAATATCCTCA TCCAGTCTCTGGATTGGGAGACGTTTGAGCAGTACAGCACCTGGCAGCTCTTCCTGGCCCACAGCATTCCACTGGAAACCATTATCCCCATCCTGCAGCACCTAAAGTACAaag AACACCCAGAAGCACTCTCCTGTTTGCTGTTGCAACTACGCAGGGAAAA GCCCAGTGGGGAGATGGTGAAGATGGTGCTGAGTCGGCCCTGCCACCCGGAGGACCAGTTCACCACCAGTATCCTGCGCCACTGGGCGGCCAAGCACGACGACGTCCTGGGAGAACACATCAAGGCCCTGCTCATCAAGAACAACAACCTGCCACGCAAACGCCAGAG TCTGCGGAGCTCCAGCAGTAAACTGGCCCAGCTGACCCTGGAACAGATCCTGGAGCACATGGACAACCTGAGGCTGAACCTCAGCAATACCAAGAACAgct TCTTCACACAGACACCCATCCTGCAGGCACTGCAGCACGTCCAGGCCAGCTGTGACGAGGCCCACAAGATGAG ATTCAGCGACCTGTTTTCATTGGCAGAGGAGTATGAAGAGCCCTCCTCCAAGCCTCCCAAGTCACGGCGCAAGGCCCCCGCTTCCTCTCCGCGGTCGCGTAAGGGAGCGGCCACTCCTGTTAGCAACGAGGAAGAAAGCGCATCCAGCAGTGCCTCG GAGGAAGAGGACTCCAAACCCAAAGCTCCCAAGAGGAAGAGGAAAGGCTCATCTGCGGTGGCCTCGGACAGTGACTGA